In Nocardioides cavernae, a single genomic region encodes these proteins:
- the serB gene encoding phosphoserine phosphatase SerB yields the protein MEDEPKTLLVTLTGKDRPGVTSAIFAALAAAGVEVIDIEQIVLRRRLVLGILVTAPRDWKKLRDTIERTAADLDMSVEVDRGAGDNRSRRGERSHITIIGNPLKASAMSAIAGRIADSGANIDKIERMARYPVTAIELHVSGAPAETLRPLLSVEAVKQGIDLAVQRDSLHRRGIRLIVMDVDSTLIQGEVIEMLAAHAGQEVEVARVTEAAMRGELDFEASLRERVALLEGVPESALDEVYESIVLAPGARTMVRTLRRLGYRFAIVSGGFTQITDRLAADLGIHFARANELEVVDGRLTGRIVGEVVDRAGKAAALREFAGEVGVPLDAVIAIGDGANDLDMLNAAGLGIAYNAKPMVRDAADTAVNVPYLDAILYLLGISREQIEEADAAVGITTPAPPLIG from the coding sequence ATGGAAGACGAGCCGAAGACCCTCCTGGTCACCCTCACGGGCAAGGACCGGCCTGGCGTCACCTCAGCGATCTTCGCCGCGCTCGCCGCAGCCGGCGTCGAGGTCATCGACATCGAGCAGATCGTGCTCCGACGGCGGCTGGTGCTCGGCATCCTCGTCACCGCGCCCCGGGACTGGAAGAAGCTGCGCGACACCATCGAGCGCACCGCCGCCGACCTCGACATGAGCGTCGAGGTGGACCGCGGTGCGGGCGACAACCGCAGTCGGCGCGGCGAGCGCTCGCACATCACGATCATCGGCAACCCGCTCAAGGCCTCGGCGATGTCCGCGATCGCGGGCCGGATCGCCGACTCGGGCGCCAACATCGACAAGATCGAGCGGATGGCGCGCTACCCCGTCACCGCCATCGAGCTGCACGTCTCCGGCGCGCCGGCCGAGACCCTCCGACCGCTCCTCTCGGTCGAGGCCGTCAAGCAGGGCATCGACCTCGCCGTCCAGCGCGACTCCCTCCACCGTCGCGGCATCCGGCTGATCGTGATGGACGTCGACTCGACCCTCATCCAGGGCGAGGTCATCGAGATGCTCGCCGCCCACGCCGGCCAGGAGGTCGAGGTCGCCCGCGTGACCGAGGCGGCGATGCGCGGCGAGCTCGACTTCGAGGCGTCCCTGCGCGAGCGGGTCGCGCTGCTCGAGGGCGTCCCGGAGTCCGCCCTCGACGAGGTCTACGAGTCGATCGTGCTCGCGCCCGGAGCCCGCACGATGGTGCGCACGCTGCGCCGCCTCGGCTACCGCTTCGCGATCGTCTCCGGTGGCTTCACCCAGATCACCGACCGCCTCGCCGCCGACCTCGGCATCCACTTCGCGCGCGCCAACGAGCTCGAGGTCGTCGACGGCCGCCTCACCGGTCGCATCGTCGGCGAGGTCGTCGACCGGGCGGGCAAGGCGGCGGCCCTGCGCGAGTTCGCCGGCGAGGTCGGCGTACCCCTCGACGCCGTGATCGCCATCGGTGACGGCGCCAACGACCTCGACATGCTCAACGCCGCCGGGCTCGGCATCGCCTACAACGCCAAGCCGATGGTCCGCGACGCCGCCGACACCGCCGTCAACGTCCCCTACCTCGACGCGATCCTCTACCTGCTCGGCATCTCGCGCGAGCAGATCGAGGAGGCCGACGCGGCGGTGGGCATCACGACGCCCGCGCCGCCGCTCATCGGCTGA
- a CDS encoding NfeD family protein, whose amino-acid sequence MDWIRDHLWETWLGLSIVLGVAEMFSLDLILAMLAAGAVIGMVAAIIGLPVFVQILAALAASIAMLAFVRPAFVKRLHSGPELALGHGKLVGTRALVTQEITGLAPGRIKVAGEVWSALPYDEDLRIAPGETVEIFQIKGATAYVHPVGTLEP is encoded by the coding sequence ATGGACTGGATCCGCGACCACCTCTGGGAGACCTGGCTCGGTCTCTCGATCGTGCTCGGTGTGGCGGAGATGTTCAGCCTCGACCTGATCCTCGCGATGCTCGCCGCGGGAGCCGTGATCGGGATGGTCGCCGCCATCATCGGCCTGCCGGTCTTCGTGCAGATCCTCGCGGCGCTGGCCGCGTCCATCGCCATGCTGGCCTTCGTCCGGCCGGCCTTCGTCAAGCGGCTCCACAGCGGTCCCGAGCTCGCGCTCGGGCACGGCAAGCTGGTCGGCACCCGCGCGCTCGTCACCCAGGAGATCACCGGCCTGGCGCCGGGTCGCATCAAGGTGGCCGGCGAGGTCTGGTCGGCGCTGCCCTACGACGAGGACCTCAGGATCGCACCGGGCGAGACCGTCGAGATCTTCCAGATCAAGGGCGCGACCGCCTACGTCCACCCGGTGGGCACGCTCGAGCCCTGA
- a CDS encoding SPFH domain-containing protein codes for MGTALLVLLLLVVLFVVVMLAKTVRIVPQARAGIVERFGKYKGTLPAGLNIVIPFIDRLRYLIDLREQVVSFPPQPVITEDNLVVSIDTVIYFQVTDPVAATYEIANYIQAIEQLTMTTLRNIVGGMDLEETLTSRDSINSGLRGVLDEATGKWGIRVNRVELKGIDPPPSIKDSMEKQMRADREKRAVILTAEGQRQAAILTAEGSKQSQILNAEGDRESQILRAQADREAQILRAQGEGQAIQTVFQAIHDGQPDQSLLAYQYLQMMPKIAEGSANKVWVIPSEITKAMEGLGSSIHEIAGIPKDATPRTRVDMGPTEPQLPSSAAADPEMRATNEAVQQAIAAAESAANPGRAARSIDPDATATDPGAEPTEPGAPAGQ; via the coding sequence ATGGGGACTGCACTACTGGTCCTGCTCCTGCTCGTCGTCCTGTTCGTCGTCGTCATGCTCGCCAAGACGGTCCGCATCGTGCCCCAGGCACGCGCGGGCATCGTCGAGCGCTTCGGCAAGTACAAGGGGACGCTCCCGGCAGGGCTCAACATCGTCATCCCGTTCATCGACCGGCTGCGCTACCTCATCGACCTGCGCGAGCAGGTCGTGTCGTTCCCGCCGCAGCCCGTGATCACCGAGGACAACCTCGTCGTCTCGATCGACACGGTCATCTACTTCCAGGTCACCGACCCGGTCGCCGCGACCTACGAGATCGCCAACTACATCCAGGCGATCGAGCAGCTCACCATGACCACGCTGCGCAACATCGTCGGTGGCATGGACCTCGAGGAGACGCTCACCAGTCGCGACTCGATCAACTCCGGCCTGCGGGGCGTCCTCGACGAGGCCACCGGCAAATGGGGCATCCGCGTCAACCGTGTCGAGCTCAAGGGCATCGACCCGCCGCCGTCGATCAAGGACTCGATGGAGAAGCAGATGCGCGCCGACCGCGAGAAGCGTGCCGTGATCCTCACGGCCGAGGGCCAGCGCCAGGCCGCGATCCTCACCGCCGAGGGTTCCAAGCAGTCGCAGATCCTCAACGCCGAGGGTGACCGCGAGTCGCAGATCCTGCGTGCCCAGGCCGACCGGGAGGCGCAGATCCTGCGCGCCCAGGGTGAGGGACAGGCGATCCAGACGGTCTTCCAGGCCATCCACGACGGCCAGCCCGACCAGTCGCTGCTGGCCTACCAGTACCTCCAGATGATGCCGAAGATCGCCGAGGGCAGCGCCAACAAGGTGTGGGTCATCCCCTCCGAGATCACCAAGGCGATGGAGGGCCTGGGCTCGTCGATCCACGAGATCGCCGGCATCCCCAAGGACGCCACGCCGCGCACCCGGGTGGACATGGGCCCGACCGAGCCTCAGCTGCCGAGCTCGGCGGCGGCGGACCCGGAGATGCGGGCGACCAACGAGGCCGTGCAGCAGGCGATCGCCGCGGCCGAGAGCGCCGCCAACCCTGGCCGCGCCGCGCGATCGATCGACCCGGACGCGACCGCCACCGACCCGGGCGCCGAACCCACTGAGCCGGGAGCACCCGCCGGCCAGTGA
- a CDS encoding putative protein N(5)-glutamine methyltransferase, producing the protein MSDPHVVARLRAAGCVWAEDEAALLVAAAVSPDELESLVVRRVAGEPLETVLGWVEFLGRRLLVAPGVFVPRRRTELLARRALEHTRAVPAGHGRPVVVEMCCGVAPVAASLEGAHAEVHASDVSATALGCARSNAPSAALHLGDLYDALPTGLVGRVDVLAANAPYVPSDRVADMPPEARDHEPLVALDGGADGVDLHRRLAADAARWLAPGGVLLIETSPGQAGLTTGAMEAAGLATWVGTDDEVGGCVAVGVRPDGVSR; encoded by the coding sequence GTGAGCGATCCGCACGTCGTGGCGCGGCTTCGCGCTGCCGGCTGCGTGTGGGCCGAGGACGAGGCGGCGCTGCTCGTCGCGGCTGCCGTGTCGCCCGACGAGCTCGAGAGCCTCGTCGTACGTCGTGTCGCCGGCGAGCCCCTCGAGACGGTGCTCGGCTGGGTGGAGTTCCTGGGCCGGCGGCTGCTGGTCGCGCCCGGCGTCTTCGTGCCCCGACGCCGCACCGAGCTCCTGGCGAGGAGGGCCCTCGAACACACCCGTGCCGTCCCGGCGGGCCACGGACGGCCCGTCGTGGTCGAGATGTGCTGCGGCGTGGCGCCGGTGGCCGCGAGCCTCGAGGGCGCGCACGCCGAGGTGCACGCGTCCGACGTGAGCGCGACGGCCCTCGGCTGCGCGCGGTCCAACGCGCCGTCCGCGGCGCTCCACCTCGGTGACCTGTACGACGCGCTGCCGACCGGCCTCGTCGGCCGCGTCGACGTCCTGGCCGCCAACGCGCCCTACGTCCCCAGTGACCGGGTGGCCGACATGCCGCCGGAGGCCCGCGACCACGAGCCGCTGGTGGCGCTCGACGGCGGCGCCGACGGCGTCGACCTGCACCGGCGGCTCGCGGCGGACGCCGCCCGCTGGCTGGCGCCCGGGGGAGTGCTGCTCATCGAGACCAGCCCCGGACAGGCGGGACTCACGACCGGCGCGATGGAGGCGGCCGGGCTCGCGACGTGGGTCGGGACCGACGACGAGGTCGGCGGGTGCGTCGCGGTCGGCGTACGCCCCGACGGCGTCAGCCGATGA
- a CDS encoding SixA phosphatase family protein: MQESVGKTSDAGSRRLVVMRHAKAEHSASTDHVRALAERGMGDAEAVGRWMRDHGVEPDAALVSDALRTQQTWQQVAAGAGWDEGIVVFSEALYAAGTDSAFDLLREVAGDIRTLVVIGHNPTMGSLAELVDDGEGDSEATTAMLTRGFPTSAVAVFTVEGRWADLGPGTARLDAFHVGAA, encoded by the coding sequence ATGCAGGAGTCTGTGGGGAAGACGTCGGACGCGGGTTCGCGCCGACTGGTCGTCATGCGTCACGCCAAGGCCGAGCACAGTGCGAGCACCGATCACGTGCGTGCGCTGGCCGAGCGTGGGATGGGCGACGCGGAGGCGGTCGGCCGCTGGATGCGCGACCACGGCGTCGAGCCCGATGCCGCGCTGGTCTCCGACGCGCTCCGCACGCAGCAGACGTGGCAGCAGGTCGCCGCCGGCGCCGGGTGGGACGAGGGCATCGTCGTCTTCTCCGAGGCCCTCTACGCCGCCGGCACCGACTCGGCCTTCGACCTGCTGCGCGAGGTCGCCGGCGACATACGGACCCTGGTCGTCATCGGCCACAACCCGACCATGGGATCGCTGGCCGAGCTCGTCGACGACGGCGAGGGCGACAGCGAGGCGACGACCGCCATGCTGACGCGCGGCTTCCCGACGTCGGCCGTCGCGGTCTTCACCGTCGAGGGGCGCTGGGCCGACCTCGGTCCCGGCACGGCGCGGCTCGACGCCTTCCACGTCGGGGCTGCGTGA
- a CDS encoding ABC transporter ATP-binding protein, with translation MVAVIEFAGVTVRRGQSLLLDDVSWLVEEDERWVVLGPNGAGKTTLLQVAAAQLHPTSGVAGILDEVLGTTDVFELRPRIGLTSAALADRIPRSELVKDVVVSASYGVLGRWREEYADLDHDRAAALLAEVGADHLAERTFGTLSEGERKRVQVARALMTDPELLLLDEPAAGLDLGGREDLVATLSQVALDPDSPATVLVSHHVEEIPPGFTHALLLREGRVVDSGPVDDVVTAESLSETFAMPLLLSRSDDRFAARRRPAERVVHA, from the coding sequence ATGGTCGCCGTCATCGAGTTCGCAGGGGTCACGGTGCGCCGGGGCCAGTCGCTGCTGCTCGACGACGTCAGCTGGCTGGTCGAGGAGGACGAGCGCTGGGTGGTCCTCGGGCCCAACGGCGCCGGCAAGACGACGCTGCTCCAGGTCGCCGCCGCGCAGCTGCACCCGACCTCGGGGGTCGCCGGGATCCTCGACGAGGTGCTCGGCACGACCGACGTCTTCGAGCTGCGCCCGCGCATCGGCCTCACCAGCGCCGCGCTCGCCGACCGCATCCCGCGGTCCGAGCTGGTCAAGGACGTCGTCGTCTCCGCCTCCTACGGCGTCCTGGGCCGCTGGCGCGAGGAGTACGCCGACCTCGACCACGACCGGGCCGCCGCGCTGCTCGCGGAGGTCGGGGCCGACCACCTGGCCGAGCGCACCTTCGGCACCTTGAGCGAGGGCGAGCGCAAGCGGGTGCAGGTCGCCCGGGCGCTCATGACCGACCCCGAGCTGCTGCTGCTCGACGAACCGGCCGCCGGTCTCGACCTCGGCGGGCGCGAGGACCTGGTGGCGACGCTGTCCCAGGTGGCCCTCGATCCCGACTCCCCGGCGACCGTGCTGGTCTCGCACCACGTCGAGGAGATCCCGCCCGGCTTCACCCACGCCCTGCTGCTGCGCGAGGGCCGGGTCGTCGACTCGGGGCCGGTCGACGACGTGGTCACCGCCGAGTCGTTGTCGGAGACCTTCGCGATGCCGCTGCTGCTGAGCCGCTCGGACGACCGCTTCGCGGCGCGCCGACGCCCCGCCGAGCGCGTCGTTCACGCCTGA
- a CDS encoding VOC family protein has product MSRSHHTIDYIEINVSDMAAARDFYAQAFGWAFNDYGPTYSGIRAASGDGEVGGLNGTGTPGPGGPLVLLFSDDLDATVVAVEAAGGAVTTGPYEFPGGRRFEFSDPSGNVLGVWATT; this is encoded by the coding sequence ATGAGCCGGTCCCACCACACCATCGACTACATCGAGATCAACGTCTCCGACATGGCCGCGGCGCGCGATTTCTACGCGCAGGCGTTCGGCTGGGCGTTCAACGACTACGGTCCCACCTACTCCGGCATCCGGGCCGCGTCCGGCGACGGTGAGGTGGGCGGTCTCAACGGCACCGGGACACCGGGACCGGGCGGACCGCTCGTCCTGCTGTTCTCCGACGACCTCGACGCCACGGTGGTCGCGGTCGAAGCGGCCGGCGGCGCCGTCACGACAGGCCCCTACGAGTTCCCCGGTGGGCGCCGGTTCGAGTTCAGCGACCCGAGCGGCAACGTGCTGGGGGTCTGGGCGACGACGTAG
- the cphA gene encoding cyanophycin synthetase, with protein MSERPTPDLEIVETRVYRGANVWSYDKSIHLVVDLGSLEQFPTNTIPGFTDDLVAMLPGLREHSCSRGRRGGFLERLNEGTWLGHVAEHAALALQQLVGHDIRRGKTRQVKGQPGRYNIIYGYIEENVGLTAGRLAVRLVNHLVEGDPDFDWETERDDFIRRAERTAFGPSTQAIVDEAVSRDIPWIRLNQYSLVQLGQGVHAKRIRATMTSETSSIAVDIASDKDLTTKLLGAAGLPVPKQESVRTEEGAVAAARRIGYPVVLKPLDGNHGRGVCLDLQEDADVRAAFPIAHDQSRRGNVIVESFVTGKDYRCLIIDGRMVAIAERVPASVTGDGTSTVEALVDLTNADPRRGVGHEKVLTRIKIDEAAVEVLADQGHTLESVPAEGEMVKLALTGNMSTGGISIDRTFEAHPENVEIAEEAARMVGLDIAGIDFICPDITEPVREAGGAICEVNAAPGFRMHTHPTIGEPQFIAKPVVDMLFPPGATSRIPIVAVTGTNGKTTTSRMISHIFKGMGRKVGMTSTDGVVIDERLLIRADASGPRSARMVLQNPRVDFAVFEVARGGILREGLGYERNDVAVVLNVQPDHLGLRGIDTVEQLADVKAVIVEAVPRDGHAVLNADDPLVREMRRKCSGQVVWFSMEEPGSEVRDMIDAHCRRGGKAIVLNPSDRGEMMVVMHGRREMQLAWTHLLPSTFSGRARMNVQNALAAAAAAFAAGAPLHDIRQGLRTFSTSYYLSPGRLNEVEVNGVNVIVDYCHNAPGMKMLGDFVDRVGESLESSHDLARPSRIGIIATAGDRRDQDMRELGQIAAQHFDVCIVREDVALRGRERGATAQLVLDGVRAAMDEGARCKQVELVLEEIEAVRHAMSRANRGDLVVVCVDKHAEVMAELENWSDVAQAGSTTNPDAPSADPDYTPPADQATGGA; from the coding sequence ATGAGTGAGCGACCCACGCCGGACCTGGAGATCGTCGAGACCCGCGTCTACCGCGGCGCCAACGTCTGGTCCTACGACAAGTCGATCCACCTCGTGGTCGACCTGGGCTCGCTCGAGCAGTTCCCCACCAACACCATCCCCGGGTTCACCGACGACCTGGTCGCGATGCTGCCCGGCCTGCGCGAGCACTCGTGCTCGCGCGGGCGCCGCGGCGGCTTCCTCGAGCGCCTCAACGAGGGCACCTGGCTGGGCCACGTCGCCGAGCACGCCGCGCTGGCCCTCCAGCAGCTCGTCGGCCACGACATCCGCCGCGGCAAGACCCGGCAGGTCAAGGGGCAGCCGGGTCGCTACAACATCATCTACGGCTACATCGAGGAGAACGTCGGCCTCACCGCCGGCCGCCTCGCCGTCCGGCTGGTCAACCACCTCGTCGAGGGCGACCCCGACTTCGACTGGGAGACCGAGCGCGACGACTTCATCCGTCGTGCCGAGCGCACGGCGTTCGGTCCCTCGACGCAGGCGATCGTCGACGAAGCGGTGTCGCGCGACATCCCGTGGATCCGGCTCAACCAGTACTCCCTCGTCCAGCTCGGCCAGGGCGTCCACGCCAAGCGGATCCGCGCCACGATGACCTCGGAGACGTCGTCGATCGCCGTCGACATCGCGTCCGACAAGGACCTGACGACCAAGCTGCTCGGCGCCGCCGGCCTGCCGGTGCCCAAGCAGGAGTCGGTCCGCACCGAGGAGGGCGCGGTCGCCGCAGCCCGCCGCATCGGCTACCCGGTCGTGCTCAAGCCGCTCGACGGCAACCACGGGCGCGGGGTGTGCCTCGACCTGCAGGAAGACGCCGACGTACGCGCGGCGTTCCCGATCGCGCACGACCAGTCGCGCCGCGGCAACGTCATCGTCGAGTCGTTCGTGACGGGCAAGGACTACCGCTGCCTGATCATCGACGGCCGGATGGTCGCGATCGCCGAGCGCGTGCCCGCGTCCGTGACCGGCGACGGCACGTCGACGGTGGAGGCGCTGGTCGACCTCACCAACGCCGACCCGCGCCGCGGGGTGGGCCACGAGAAGGTGCTGACGCGCATCAAGATCGACGAGGCGGCGGTCGAGGTGCTCGCCGACCAGGGGCACACCCTGGAGTCGGTGCCCGCCGAGGGCGAGATGGTCAAGCTCGCGCTCACCGGCAACATGTCCACCGGCGGCATCTCCATCGACCGCACCTTCGAGGCCCACCCGGAGAACGTCGAGATCGCCGAGGAGGCCGCCCGGATGGTCGGCCTCGACATCGCCGGCATCGACTTCATCTGCCCCGACATCACCGAGCCGGTCCGGGAGGCCGGCGGCGCGATCTGCGAGGTCAACGCGGCCCCGGGGTTCCGGATGCACACCCACCCGACGATCGGCGAGCCGCAGTTCATCGCCAAGCCCGTGGTCGACATGCTCTTCCCGCCGGGCGCCACGTCCCGGATCCCGATCGTGGCGGTGACGGGCACCAACGGCAAGACGACCACGAGCCGGATGATCAGCCACATCTTCAAGGGCATGGGCCGCAAGGTCGGCATGACGTCGACCGACGGCGTGGTCATCGACGAGCGGCTGCTCATCCGCGCGGACGCTTCCGGTCCCCGCTCGGCGCGGATGGTCCTGCAGAACCCGCGCGTCGACTTCGCGGTCTTCGAGGTCGCCCGCGGCGGCATCCTGCGCGAGGGCCTGGGCTACGAGCGCAACGACGTCGCCGTCGTCCTCAACGTGCAGCCCGACCACCTCGGCCTGCGCGGCATCGACACCGTCGAGCAGCTCGCCGACGTGAAGGCCGTGATCGTCGAGGCGGTGCCGCGCGACGGCCACGCCGTGCTCAACGCCGACGACCCGCTGGTGCGCGAGATGCGCCGCAAGTGCTCGGGCCAGGTCGTGTGGTTCTCGATGGAGGAGCCGGGCAGCGAGGTCCGCGACATGATCGACGCGCACTGCCGCCGGGGCGGCAAGGCGATCGTGCTCAACCCCAGCGACCGCGGCGAGATGATGGTGGTCATGCACGGCCGCCGCGAGATGCAGCTGGCCTGGACCCACCTCCTGCCCTCGACCTTCAGCGGCCGAGCCCGGATGAACGTCCAGAACGCCCTCGCCGCAGCCGCCGCCGCCTTCGCCGCCGGGGCCCCGCTGCACGACATCCGGCAAGGCCTGCGGACCTTCTCGACCAGCTACTACCTCTCCCCCGGCCGCCTCAACGAGGTCGAGGTCAACGGCGTCAACGTGATCGTCGACTACTGCCACAACGCGCCCGGCATGAAGATGCTCGGCGACTTCGTGGACCGCGTCGGCGAGTCGCTCGAGTCGTCGCACGACCTGGCCCGGCCCTCACGGATCGGCATCATCGCCACGGCCGGCGACCGCCGCGACCAGGACATGCGCGAGCTCGGCCAGATCGCGGCCCAGCACTTCGACGTGTGCATCGTCCGCGAGGACGTGGCGCTCCGCGGCCGCGAGCGTGGAGCGACCGCCCAGCTCGTCCTGGACGGCGTACGTGCCGCGATGGACGAGGGCGCACGCTGCAAGCAGGTCGAGCTCGTGCTGGAGGAGATCGAGGCCGTGCGCCACGCGATGAGCCGCGCCAACCGCGGCGACCTCGTCGTGGTGTGCGTCGACAAGCACGCCGAGGTGATGGCCGAACTGGAGAACTGGTCCGACGTCGCCCAGGCCGGCTCGACCACCAACCCCGACGCGCCCTCCGCCGACCCCGACTACACGCCTCCGGCGGACCAGGCGACGGGCGGCGCGTGA
- a CDS encoding cyanophycinase: MPRGPLMIIGGAEDKVRKPTILKHFVTLSGGKDARIAVIPTASSLGREVVDVYDALFTKFGAASVDAVRPESRDQAHDPVLVKTLDEATGIFMTGGNQLKLSSIVCGTPVGEAILRAHERGAVVAGTSAGASIQSSHMVAFGVGGATPKQRMTQVAAGLGLVDMAVIDQHFDQRNRYGRLLMIVAQSPQLLGIGVDEDTCGLVEDVDGDKVMRVLGKGAVTIFDGSRMVSNAYEATRSSPLLASGVVFHTLPAGTVFDLTTRELLPQEPSIQPEDADELAEAGRDLRQLARDIAAADATPAAIRRRLKLRRGSAPQTPTSDQGVDA, encoded by the coding sequence ATGCCCAGAGGACCACTCATGATCATCGGGGGCGCCGAGGACAAGGTGCGCAAGCCCACCATCCTCAAGCACTTCGTCACGCTGAGCGGCGGCAAGGACGCCCGGATCGCCGTCATCCCGACCGCCTCCTCGCTCGGACGCGAGGTGGTGGACGTCTACGACGCGCTCTTCACGAAGTTCGGCGCGGCCAGCGTGGACGCCGTACGTCCGGAGTCGCGCGACCAGGCGCACGACCCGGTCCTGGTGAAGACGCTCGACGAGGCCACCGGGATCTTCATGACCGGCGGCAACCAGCTCAAGCTGTCCTCCATCGTGTGCGGCACGCCGGTAGGCGAGGCGATCCTGAGAGCCCACGAGCGCGGAGCGGTCGTCGCCGGCACCTCGGCGGGCGCGAGCATCCAGTCCTCGCACATGGTCGCCTTCGGCGTCGGCGGGGCCACGCCCAAGCAGCGGATGACGCAGGTGGCGGCCGGCCTCGGCCTCGTCGACATGGCCGTCATCGACCAGCACTTCGACCAGCGCAACCGCTACGGTCGGCTGCTGATGATCGTGGCCCAGAGCCCCCAGCTGCTCGGCATCGGCGTCGACGAGGACACCTGCGGCCTGGTCGAGGACGTCGACGGCGACAAGGTCATGCGAGTCCTGGGCAAGGGCGCGGTGACGATCTTCGACGGGTCGCGCATGGTCTCCAACGCCTACGAGGCCACCCGGTCCTCGCCCCTGCTCGCCAGCGGGGTCGTGTTCCACACGCTGCCGGCCGGCACCGTGTTCGACCTGACCACCCGCGAGCTCCTGCCGCAGGAGCCGTCCATCCAACCCGAGGATGCCGACGAGCTCGCCGAGGCCGGCCGCGACCTGCGTCAGCTGGCCCGCGACATCGCCGCTGCCGACGCGACCCCCGCCGCGATCCGCCGACGCCTCAAGCTGCGCCGCGGCTCGGCCCCCCAGACCCCCACCTCCGACCAAGGAGTAGATGCATGA
- a CDS encoding DUF805 domain-containing protein, with translation MTAVRTCLSKYVDFSGRARRSEYWYFALFSFLVSLAASIIDAVLGTDYDGATTGGLIQTVVGLAFFLPSLAVAVRRLHDTDRSGWWILIGLIPIIGWILLLVWFCTDSKADNQYGPNPKTGPTGHPGDYPPPAYGSGQYGG, from the coding sequence ATGACGGCAGTGCGCACGTGCTTGTCCAAGTACGTCGACTTCTCGGGCCGCGCGCGACGCTCCGAGTACTGGTACTTCGCGCTCTTCTCGTTCCTGGTCAGCCTTGCGGCCAGCATCATCGACGCCGTCCTCGGCACCGACTACGACGGCGCGACCACCGGTGGACTGATCCAGACCGTCGTCGGCCTGGCGTTCTTCCTGCCCAGTCTCGCCGTGGCCGTGCGCCGGCTGCACGACACCGACCGCAGCGGTTGGTGGATCCTCATCGGCCTCATCCCGATCATCGGCTGGATCCTGCTCCTCGTGTGGTTCTGCACGGACTCCAAGGCCGACAACCAGTACGGGCCCAACCCCAAGACGGGACCGACCGGCCACCCCGGCGACTACCCGCCGCCGGCCTACGGCAGCGGCCAGTACGGCGGCTGA
- a CDS encoding sulfite exporter TauE/SafE family protein — MSPTEAVLIALAGVAAGTINTVVGSGTLITFPTLLAFGVPPVTANVSNTVGLVPGSMSGVFGYRRELAGQGARVLRLGAASLLGGVAGALLLLWLPSSAFDAIVPALIALGVVLVVLGPRIQRSVAARAESRGGIPDHGVWWVWPAVAAAGVYGGYFGAAQGVLLMAILGIGVADSMQRHTATKNVLALIVNAVAALVFIAVADIDWTVAGLIAIGSVIGGQIGATVGRRLPPVLLRAVIATVGVVALVALLV; from the coding sequence GTGAGTCCGACCGAAGCGGTGCTGATCGCCCTCGCAGGAGTGGCGGCCGGCACCATCAACACCGTGGTGGGGTCGGGGACGTTGATCACGTTCCCGACCCTCCTCGCGTTCGGCGTACCCCCGGTGACCGCCAACGTCAGCAACACCGTCGGGCTCGTCCCGGGCAGCATGTCCGGCGTCTTCGGCTACCGCCGTGAGCTCGCTGGGCAGGGGGCCCGCGTGCTCCGGCTGGGGGCGGCGTCACTGCTCGGGGGTGTCGCCGGCGCGCTGCTCCTGCTGTGGCTGCCCTCGTCCGCGTTCGACGCGATCGTCCCCGCGCTCATCGCGCTCGGGGTGGTGCTGGTCGTCCTCGGTCCGCGGATCCAACGCTCCGTCGCTGCTCGCGCCGAGTCGCGCGGCGGCATCCCCGACCACGGCGTGTGGTGGGTGTGGCCGGCGGTCGCGGCAGCCGGCGTCTACGGCGGCTACTTCGGGGCGGCCCAGGGCGTGCTGCTGATGGCGATCCTCGGCATCGGGGTCGCCGACTCGATGCAGCGGCACACCGCCACCAAGAACGTCCTCGCCCTCATCGTCAACGCCGTCGCCGCGCTGGTCTTCATCGCCGTCGCCGACATCGACTGGACCGTCGCCGGCCTGATCGCCATCGGCTCCGTGATCGGCGGCCAGATCGGTGCCACCGTCGGGCGACGCCTGCCACCCGTCCTGCTCCGCGCCGTCATCGCCACGGTCGGTGTCGTCGCGCTCGTGGCGCTGCTCGTCTGA